The following proteins are co-located in the Deinococcus metallilatus genome:
- a CDS encoding lamin tail domain-containing protein — protein sequence MTPSKRLPALLSLALTLAACGTAPQAGPDTAHTALTSLAATGEPVINELYYDSPSTDAGTFIELKGPAGKSLSGYTLAAYDTAGTQYRTITLSGTIPASGYFVVAQDTTVANRNLVNAGADLNNGSASLRLLKSGTVIDAVAYGTPSVSRGEGTPAPTTGAGSALARVPDGQDTGANSADFRVQAATAGTANGGSAPASKTVLFDLTKHEDAGNADWRIDGAYSDYAAALRGLGYTVQTLTGTAITSAALSGARVLVIAEPQNPFSDSERAALQSFVQGGGGLFMISDHRDSDRDNDGWDSPEAFDGWDGSTPASVSSSLQRSLDSDTLFGLRHSFNSSFNDPVYTATPTSSTHPIVVGGAGSGDDVASAGVYVGTSIDVLGGTGVLGTGGKTYLGVNTVGSGRVAAWGDTSTFSDGTFSDGTTSQYQNWGNLSNANLGKNVVRWLAGDL from the coding sequence GTGACTCCCTCGAAGCGACTGCCCGCGCTCCTGAGCCTCGCCCTGACCCTGGCCGCCTGTGGAACGGCACCCCAGGCTGGCCCGGACACGGCCCATACAGCCCTGACTTCCCTCGCGGCGACGGGTGAGCCGGTCATCAATGAGCTGTACTACGACTCTCCCAGCACCGACGCGGGCACGTTCATCGAGCTGAAGGGTCCGGCGGGCAAGAGCCTGAGCGGGTACACGCTGGCGGCCTACGACACGGCGGGCACGCAGTACCGCACGATCACGCTATCGGGCACGATTCCGGCCAGCGGGTACTTCGTGGTGGCGCAGGACACGACGGTGGCGAACCGGAACCTGGTGAACGCGGGCGCGGACCTGAACAACGGCAGCGCCAGCCTGCGCCTGCTGAAGTCGGGCACCGTGATCGACGCGGTGGCCTACGGGACCCCCAGCGTGAGCCGCGGCGAGGGCACGCCTGCTCCGACAACCGGCGCGGGGTCGGCCCTGGCCCGCGTGCCCGACGGGCAGGACACGGGCGCGAACAGCGCGGACTTCAGGGTGCAGGCCGCCACCGCGGGCACGGCCAACGGCGGCAGCGCCCCGGCCTCCAAGACCGTGCTGTTCGACCTCACCAAGCATGAGGACGCCGGGAATGCCGACTGGCGCATCGACGGCGCGTACAGCGACTACGCGGCGGCGCTGCGGGGCCTGGGCTACACGGTGCAGACGCTGACGGGCACGGCGATCACGTCCGCTGCCCTGAGCGGGGCGCGCGTGCTGGTGATCGCCGAACCGCAGAATCCCTTCTCCGACAGCGAGCGCGCGGCCCTCCAGAGCTTCGTGCAGGGCGGCGGGGGCCTGTTCATGATCAGCGACCACCGCGATTCCGACCGCGACAACGACGGCTGGGACAGCCCAGAAGCCTTCGACGGTTGGGACGGCAGCACACCCGCCAGCGTGAGCAGCAGCCTCCAGCGCAGCCTGGACAGCGACACGCTGTTCGGCCTGCGGCATTCCTTCAACTCCAGCTTCAACGATCCCGTCTACACCGCCACGCCCACCAGCAGCACGCACCCCATCGTGGTCGGCGGCGCGGGCAGCGGGGACGACGTGGCGAGCGCGGGCGTGTACGTGGGCACCAGCATCGACGTGCTGGGCGGCACCGGCGTTCTGGGCACGGGCGGCAAGACCTACCTGGGTGTGAACACGGTGGGATCGGGCCGCGTGGCCGCCTGGGGCGACACCAGCACCTTCAGTGACGGGACCTTCAGCGACGGCACCACCAGCCAGTACCAGAACTGGGGGAACCTCAGCAACGCGAACCTGGGGAAGAACGTGGTGCGCTGGCTGGCGGGG
- the pheS gene encoding phenylalanine--tRNA ligase subunit alpha: protein MREEALQAIQEAPDLDTLQAVKTRYVGKSGLVTKELGSLGKLPPEERKSRGAEINALRQAIDAALTEREAVLKRAALDAKLASEAIDVTLPGLSLPAGGLHPISRVYDDLIRIYERMGYAVVEGPEVEDEHYNFEALNVPWYHPARDLQDTFWLEDGRLLRTHTSPMQVRYMVDHEPPLKIVVRGKVYRYEATDATHESMFHQLEGLVVGDGISMADLKGTIAEMARGLYGPSAKVRFQPSYYPFVEPGADFAVWWDNPRGESKWLELGGCGMVHPNVFKAVDDLREQQGKPRVYEGKTGFAFGLGPERIAMLKYGIPDIRYFYANDPRVIGQFRGELG from the coding sequence ATGAGAGAAGAAGCCCTGCAAGCCATCCAGGAAGCCCCCGACCTCGACACCCTGCAAGCCGTCAAGACGCGCTACGTGGGCAAGAGCGGCCTCGTCACGAAGGAACTCGGTTCCCTCGGCAAGCTCCCCCCCGAGGAACGCAAGAGCCGGGGCGCCGAGATCAACGCGCTGCGGCAGGCCATCGACGCGGCACTGACCGAACGCGAGGCGGTGCTGAAACGCGCCGCCCTCGACGCCAAGCTCGCCTCGGAGGCCATCGACGTGACCCTGCCCGGTTTGAGTCTCCCGGCGGGCGGCCTGCACCCCATCAGCCGCGTGTACGACGACCTGATCCGTATCTACGAGCGGATGGGGTACGCGGTGGTCGAGGGGCCGGAAGTCGAGGACGAGCATTACAACTTCGAGGCGCTGAACGTGCCCTGGTACCACCCCGCCCGCGACCTGCAAGACACCTTCTGGCTGGAAGACGGGCGATTGCTGCGGACCCACACCAGCCCGATGCAGGTGCGCTACATGGTGGACCACGAGCCGCCCCTCAAGATCGTGGTGCGCGGCAAGGTCTACCGCTACGAGGCCACTGACGCCACCCACGAGAGCATGTTCCACCAGCTCGAAGGTCTGGTGGTGGGCGACGGGATCAGCATGGCCGACCTCAAGGGCACCATCGCCGAGATGGCGCGCGGTCTGTACGGCCCCAGCGCGAAGGTGCGCTTCCAGCCCTCCTATTACCCCTTCGTCGAACCCGGCGCCGACTTCGCCGTCTGGTGGGACAACCCGCGCGGTGAGAGCAAGTGGCTGGAACTGGGTGGCTGCGGCATGGTCCACCCCAACGTCTTCAAGGCCGTGGACGACCTGCGCGAGCAGCAGGGTAAACCGCGCGTCTACGAGGGCAAGACCGGCTTCGCTTTCGGGCTGGGGCCGGAGCGGATCGCGATGCTGAAGTACGGGATTCCGGACATTCGGTATTTCTACGCGAATGACCCGAGGGTGATCGGGCAGTTCCGGGGGGAGCTGGGGTGA